The window GATTGGTGGCGCCGTCAAAATAAGAACGGCAGCGGCCGCCGGCCTGCTGCGTCGCCTCGTGCACGGCAACTGTGAGGCCGGCATTGGCGAGCCGCACGGCGGCGGAGAGGCCGGAAATTCCGGCGCCGATGATGTGAGCTGTGTTTTGCATCAGATGAGAGCGTAGCGGAGCAGGATCAGGATGCGTGTGACCTTCGACACACGCACCGGCTCGCGCGGCGCGTTGAAGCCGCGCGCGATCAGGAGGTCCAGAATGGAGTGATAGTATCTCGACATGATCCGCGGCGCGCGCACGATGCGGCGGCGGTTCCGGTTCATGATCTCGTCCGACTGCTCGAAATGGGCTTTCGCGCGCTGCGTCAGCGGCAAGCAGACCTTTGCCAGCGCGCGCTCGTTGATCACGCGGTTCGGATCGTCTGAGGTGATGCCGGCATGCAGCAGCGCTTCGCGCGGCAGATAAAGCCGTCCGAGGCCGGCGTCCTCGTCGATGTCGCGCAGGATGTTGGTGAGCTGCAGCGCGCGGCCGAGATGATGCGCGAGCTGAATGCCGTCTTCTTCCGGCAGGCCAAACACCCGCACCGACAACCTCCCCACGGCGCTGGCCACGCGATCGCAATAGAGATCGAGCGTCGCCATGTCGGGCGCGCGAATGTCCTGCGGCACGTCCATTTCCATGCCGTCGACAATGGCGAGAAAATCCTCCCGCTTCAGCCCGAACGTCTTCACGGAGCCGACATAGTCGACGAGCCGCGCCGGCGGATGGCCCCGGTAGAGCGCCTCGATGTCGTTGCGCCACTCCTGCAGCGCGGCGAGCCGCTCGTCGCGCGGGCCGTCGGAATCGGCGATGTCGTCGACCTGACGGCAGAAGCTGTAGATCTGGAACATCGCCTCACGCTGGTCGCGCGGCAGGATGCGCATCGCAGCGTAGAAGGAGCTGTTCGATGCGGACGAGCCATAATTGGCGCTGGGCACGGCCGCCTCAAGCGTCATGGGCAGTCCCCGGATTCGAGATGGCCTTGCGGCCGATCGCACGGCGGCCGACTTCGCCGATCATCCCGGCGAGGCTGAAGGTGAGCAGTTCGAACTTGTTCAGGTGCACGCGCTCGCGCAGGGGATCGTGGACCTTCAGGAGGCGCACGATGCGGTCGGCGTAGGCCTGGATCACCGAGACGTCGACGCCGAGGCGGAAATCCCTGATTTCTGCGCTCAGCGATCTGCCCTGGTTGAGAAGTGCTTCGTTGCGGACCGCGAGCGCCTGAAGACAGGACAGCATCGCCGGCGGCGACTGCGCAAGCCCAAGCTGCTCGACCGAGGCGCCGCTTGCGGCCAGGGCATCGCGCGGCAGATAGACGCGATTGAGTTCGCGAAAATCCTTGCCGCAATCCTGGAGATGGTTGTTGATCTGGAGGGCCGCGCAGAGCGCGTCCGAGGCGGCCCAGGTCGAGGTGCTCTCGCCATGAACGTCGAGCATGAAGCGGCCGACCGGCATCGCCGAATAGCGGCAATAGTGGATCACCTCGTCCCAATTCTCGTAGCGCAGCTTGGTGACGTCCATGCGGAACGCGATGAGCACGTCGAGCGCGTGGCGCGGCGCCATGCCGCGTTCGGCGAGCGCGCGCCGCAGCGCGACGGCTTCGGCCTGGGTGTCCCCCTTGCCGAGCAGTTCCGCCTCGAACAGATCGAGATAAGCGAGTTTCTGGTCGGGTGGCAGCGTCGCATGGTCGGCGATGTCGTCGGCGGTGCGGACGAAATCGTAATACGCCAGGATCAGCGCACGATGACGCGGATGAATGATCCAGGACGCGACGGGGAAATTCTCGTCGCGGTCACCCTTGCCGGATCGCAATTCGCTCGCAGAGGTCATCGAGGGCTGATCAACAATCGTTTGGACAGGAAGGGTTTTTTCGCCTGCGCGGGCTCATGCCGGCAACGCCGCCGCGGCCCCCATATAGGGGAATACGGTCGTAAAACCAATCCTGTCTCTCGATGGCAGCCTTCCGGATCCGGCCTGAAAAAGGCGGCCCCACGGCCGCCTTTGTGGGCCAGTGGCCGAGCTTACTGGTTATGGTTCTTCAGGACCTGGTCGCAGGCCTGCGAGATCTTGGCCCGGTTCTCCTTGAGGCAGGCCAGAATGGTGAAATCGCCCTGGTCGATGACCGGACGGCAGAACTTCTGCACATCGCGCGTGCAGGCCTTCTGCTCGACGTCCGTGCCGCGCCCTTGCTGGGCGAATGCCGCCGTGGAAAGGGATGCCGACAGCAGGGTGAGAGCGACGAGAAGCTTACGCATTGTATTCCTTCATTCTGACGGCAGAATCGCACCGATCCCGGACAGCACAGGGCGGACGGCGGGAACGGATTCGTCTGATGGCAAGTTGCCGCGGAGTGAGCGGCATCGGAGAAGGCACAAGCGCTGGCAAATGCGGCCAAATTGGCGCCGCGTCTGCCAAATCAGGTCTTCCCTCGATCCTCATTGGCAGATGTAAGGGGTTGATACTACGTGATAATTCGTACACGCGGCGTTTTACTGCATACCTGTTGCAGAGCTGCATCTGTCCGATCGGCCATTTCGGCCGGAAACACACAGAAACAGAGGGAATCTGGACTCAGACCATGGCGACAACGCTTTGCGAGCCTGACATCGTGGCCGGTCAGGCTTGAACCTGACACAGGCTCGGAACACTAAACTTTCGATGTGGCGAGACGGCCTGTCATGAGCGGGCGTCGTTCCAAAACGGGATATTTATGATGAAATTCTTTGGGCGATCTGAACTGGCGATCAAGGCGGCCGGCATTGGTGCGGCGCTGCTCTTCTCAATTGCGGCAAGCCACGCGCAGTCGTCCGGGCCGTTCGCCGGTTTCGACGGGGCGTGGGCCGGCACCGGCACGGTATCGCTGTCCGACGGTTCGACCGAACGCATCCGCTGCAAGGCGGACTACAAGGTCGCCGGCACCGGCCTCAGCCTCAAGCAGGCCCTGCACTGCGCGTCCGACAGCTACAAGTTCGACCTGACGAGCGACGTGACGAGCCAAGGCGAGCGGATCTCCGGCAATTGGAGCGAGTCCAACCGCAATATCTTCGGCAACCTCCAGGGCACCGCCGGCGGCGGCCAGATCGACGTGTTCGTCGAGGCCAACGGCTTTGCCGCCAATTTGTCGCTGCGCACCAACGGCAGCAAACAGACGGTGCAAATCTCCTCCAAGGGTGAGATCCGTGGCGTCAACATCACGATGACGAAGAGCTGACGCAGGCTCTCCAATTCTGAAGTCAAACAAAAACCCGGCTCTCACGAACCGGGATTTTCTTATTTCACAGACACGACCGCATATCGCGATCGCTTCAGATCGCCGGCTTGTCCGGGCCCTGCAGCTTGGCATGTAGGTTGATCAGCCACATCGCCGTCGGCCGCAGGATGAAGAGATCGGCGACCAGCGCCGCCACCATCGAGAAGGCGCTGAGCCAGCCGAACAGCCGCAGCGACGGCAGGTCCGAGAACACGGTGACGACGAGGCCGCAGGCCAGCACCACCGTGGTCAGGATCAGCGCCGGGCCGACCAGCACGGTCGCACGCTCGACCGCGAGCGCCGAACCGATGCCCGGTTTGCTCTCCAACCGCAGGCGGTTGAGGAAGTGGATGGTGGCGCTCAGGCCCAGACCGAACGAGACGGTGAGCGCAACGACGCTGGCGAATTGCAGCCCCTCGCCCATCGCCCACAGCACCGTTCCCGACATCACCACCGGGAAGATGCCCGGCAGGACGCAGGCAAACATCACCACCCAGGAGCGGAACGCCAAACCAATGAAGATTGCGACCAGCGCGAATTCGACGGTGAGGCCGCGGTTCAGCTTCTCGATCATGCCGGCCGAGTTGCGCGCGGCGATGGCGGCGAGACCGGTGACCGCGATCTCGTAGCCGGGATGCTTCTTGCGGACCGCATTGAGCTCGGAGTCGAGCTTGTCGACGATCGGCAGAAGCTGGCTGGAGTCCTTGTCCGGCACGCGGCCGGCCACGACCACCGCATCCTGCTCGGCGTCGATGAAGCGCCGCACCAGATGCTCGGGGATGACGCTCACATATTCCTTGAGAGTAGCGACATCGTCGCTGCCGGCCTTTTCCGCCAGCCAGCGGCGCAGCGTCTCCAGCGACCAGACGTTGCCGACGCCGGCCGCCTTCTCCACGGTCGCGTGCACGTCCGCGATGGTTTGCAGGGTCTCCGGCGTATAAAGCGATTCACCCTTGGGGAACTGGATCAGCACGTTGACCGGATTGGCGCCGGTCAGCTTGGCATCGAGCCGGTTGCTGGCGGCAACCGCCTGACGCTTGTCCGGCACTTGATCCGCAAGCCGGTAGCGCGGCTGAAGATTGGCGTAGACGACGCCGAGGCTGGCGACGAACAGCAGCGCGATCAGGCTGAACAGGCCGGGCCGGCCGACCATGCGCACCGCGATCCAGTAGCAGAAATTGCGCAGCGCCTGCACGCCGGCGTCCGCGCTCTGGAACTTGACCGCAAAAACCTTTTCGTTGCGCACGAACAGCACGCCGAACACCGGCACCAGCGACAGCACGGTGACCAGCGCGATGATGGTCGCAGCCAGTCCCGCCTCGCCGAATTTGCGGATCAGGTCGGAATTGGAGAACTGCAGCGCGATGAAGGAAATACCGGCAGTGCCATGCGTCAGCACGCAGGCCGGGCCGACCACCAGCACCGCGTTCTTGAACGCAGTGAACTTGTCCTGGCCTGCGATCAGCCTATCGCGTGCGGCGAAGGTCAGCTGCATCGAGTCCGAGAAGCTGATGACCATAATGAGGGGCGTCATCACGTTCAGGAACATGTTGAGATTGAAGTTGGCCCAGCCGAGTGCGCCGAGTGCCAGCAGGATCGCAATCATCGGCGGGAACGCCGCCACCACCATGAACGAGATCTTGCGGAAGAAGACGATGGCGATGACGCAGCCGGCGAGAATGCCGAGGATGTTGTAGGTGAGCCCATCACGCTCGACCGCGTTGCGGATCTCGAGCTGCATCACCGGCACCCCTGAGAGCTGCACGCTCAGTCCGGTATCGCCGAGATCCTCCTTCATCAGCGCGCGGATGTCGCCAACGGTCTTGGTGAGCTTGTTGGAGGCGACCACCTCCGGATCGAGCGACAGCACGATCAGCGCGAGCGTGCCGTCCTCCGACAACAGTTTGCCGCGGATGATCTCGTTGTTCTTGACGGTCTCGATGAACTGGTCATAGGCCGCGCCCTCCGGCAGTTCGGAGGGGAACAGCGCGGCCGGCAGCTTGCCGGGCGCCGGCGCCTGGCGTGCCGAGAACAGCGAGACCAGCCCACGCGTGCCCTCGACCAGTTGCAGGTCGGTGACGAAGTCGCGCAGCTTCTCGAGGTTGTTTCGCGCCAGCAGGTTCTTGCCCTCGACCACGACGAGGACGTCGAATTCCTCCGCCGGGAACTTCTTGGTCACTTCCTCGTATTGGTGGAATTCCTTGGAGTTGGAGCGGAACAGCTGCGACAGCGAATCGTCGATCTTGATCCGATGGATGCCGAACACGGCGCCGACGATCAGCACCAACAGGACGATGCAGGAGACGATCGGTGCCCGGACCGCGATCAGCCCGAGGCGCTCCAGCCCGAAGGCAATGGAGGTCGCAGGCCCCTGCTCGACCTTGTCGACATGAACCTCATTCTCGCGGTGCTTTTCGAGCATGCCTTGTCCAGTTCCTAAATCGGCTCGGTCAGTGAGCTTATTGCGCCCCGCGAACGGCTTGAAAACGCCATACCAATGGGAGGCTTGCCCTTTGAAAATGCGCGGAAAATCGCCGGCAGCGGTTTAGCAGGTCAAGAGCCATTCTCGCAAGCAGGCGAAGCGTGGCCAAATCGATCAAGATGCAGCGATTTTGCCGGAATGCCCGTCATTCCGGCAACGCCGTGCCAATTCGACGCGGCGCGCGGTCGGCGCTCTCGTCTTTGAGCGCCACGCCGGTGGCCTCTCGCGCCAGCCCCTCGCGGACCAGCCAGGCGATCTTGAGCGCCGCCTCGTCATAGCTCAACCCAGCCTTGTGGATATTCGACACGCAGTTGCGTTCGGCATCGGTCAGGCCGGGCTTCGGGGCGAAGGTCAGATAGGCACCGAGGCTGTCGGGCGCGGACAGGCCGGGCCGCTCCCCGATCAGCATCACGACCATGCGAGCGCCGAGAATGGCTCCGATCTCGTCACCGAGCGCGACCCGCGCGCTTGCGGCGACGACGACACGGCCGATCGCGACAGCTTCGTCCTCGCCAAGCAGCGGCAGCAGGCTCTTCAGCAGCGCGACCGCATGCACATGGACCGCGGCGGCCGACAATCCGTCGCCGATAACGATCGCGAGCTGGCACGGCGCGGTCGCGTCGTCCGCCAAAGCCGCGGCCGAGACGGCATCGAGCTGCCGCCCCAGATCCGGCCGGCGCAGATAGTCGCTGCGATCGGCGGCCCGGCTGCTGACCTCGGTGGCGCCAAGGCCGAGCGCCCTCACCCCGGCAGCCAGACGCGGCGCGTCGAAGGCGGCATGCACGGCATCGCGGGCGCGGGCGTGGGCCAGCGTGAAATCGAGCAGCGGTTTTGTCGGCAGGCTCGCGCCGCTGCGCCCGAGCGCGACGCGCGCAGGCGTAAGCGACCGCAGGTCGATCATTGGGCGGCGTGGGACGGCCGGATCAGACATGTCGCATCATTCGGCGGGCACCGAGGCCTCGCGTAGACGGATCGAGTAGTTCGATGCGTTCTGCTGGCCGGTCGAGGCCGCACGCGCGAAGGTGATGAGGTGATGCGCGATCATGGTGCAGCCGATCAGCCCCTCGAGATCGCCGCGCTTGATGCGTCCCAGCGCGAACTTCCAGAACACGCGCCTGTAGTCGCCGAACACGCCGACCTTCCAGAAGATGTTGCGCAGCATGACGAGGCCGCGCCGGATGTTGGGCCAGGTCTTCATCTCGTCCGGCACCGGCATCTTGAGACGGTGGGGATAAACGTGATCGCATTGATACTGGAAGCGCGCGTAGACCTTCTCGGGCTCATAGGCGACGCTCATGGCGTGCTTCCAGGAGGCTACGACCTCGTCGTAGGGCAATAGGAAACTGACGTTGGAATCGCGGCCGTCGTCGTCGAGCAGCCTGCCCTCCCGCTCCAGCCGGTCCCACAGCGGCGTCTTCGGCAGCGCCTGAAGCAAATTGATGGTGAGCAGTGGAATCTGCGACTCCTCGACAAAGGCAAGCAGCGCGTCCGCCGTGTTCGGCTTGTCGGTGTCGAGCCCCATGATGATGCCGGACACCACCTCCATGCCGTAGGAATTGATGGTGCGCACGCCCTCCAGGATCGGGACCATCATGTTGTGGTCCTTGTGCATCGCCTTCAGCGCGTCGGGATCGGGCGTCTCGATGCCGCAGAAGATGGTGACGAAATAGGCGTCGCGCATCTTCTCCAGGATCTCTGGGCGCTTGGCGATGTTCAGCGTCGCTTCGCAGGCGAGCCGAACGACATAGCCGGTCTTCTTCTGCCACTCGATCAGATGCGGCAGCAGGTCCATCGCCGCCTTGCGGTTGCCGATGAAATTGTCGTCGACGAAATAGACCGTGTCGGTCATGCCGCATTCGCGCAGGCGGTCGAGCTCCGCGATGATCTGCTCCGGCGATTTGATGCGCGGGTTGCGACCGTAGAGGCCGGGGATGTCGCAGAACTCGCACTGATAGGGACAGCCACTGGAATACTGGATGCTGCCGAGGAAGTATTTCTTCACATCGGCGAGTTCGTAGGCCGGGATCGGAAACTCCGTCATCGGCACGCGGTCCTTGGTGGTGAGCACCACCTGCGCCTCGGGGCGCGTGGTGTCGCGCGCCAAAATCTCGAACAGCTGATTGGTGGCGTCGCCGAGCTCGCCGACATGGAGGTAGTCGAAGGATGGGTAATAGTCCGGGCAGGCACTGACGGAGGGACCGCCGAGCGCGACCGGCAGATCGAATTCATGGGCGCGGCGGCAGATGTCGTTCATCTGCTGGCGCTGGATGTGCATGCCGCTGACGAACACGGCCTCGGCCCATTCGAACTCTTCGCTGCTCGCACGACGTAGGTTCTCGTCGACGAATTTGACCTGCCATTCCTTCGGCAGATAGGCCGCAAGCAGCAGGAGGCCCTGCGGCGGCATGAAGGCGCGGACACCGTCGGTCAGCGGATAGGCGTGCTCGAAGGTGCCGAAAGATGAGGTGTAACGCGGGAAGACGCAGAGGATATGCCGGATCGTTCCGTTGCTTTCAGCGCGCATCGAACTTCCCCCAACCGACGTTCTACGAACGGTACTGACGAGGTCACCAGACACATAACGTAACGCTGTGACCGAATTTCCTCAATATCGTGGCACCGAACTAATTCGTGAGACGCGCCAATGGTTTCCCCGGTTCACGCCGGTCGATGAGGTTTTTTGTGAGGTCTTTCGCATCACCCGATCAGCCGGGAGGCAAAATCGGGCAACAGGCCGGCATCGCCGGCAAGCCGGAAGTCGGGGCCGGCAATGCCCGTCTGCGCCAGCCAGTCGTCGAACTCGGGCGCACGGGCCGCGCCGAAGACGTCACGGACATAGAGCGCGTCGTGGAAGGAGGTGGATTGGTAATTGAGCATGACGTCGTCGGCGCCCGGCACCCCCATGATGAAGGTGACGCCGGCGGCAGCGAGCAGCGTCAGCAGATTGTCCATGTCGTCCTGGTCCGCCTCGGCATGGTTCGTGTAGCAGATGTCGATCCCGAGCGGCAGGCCGAGCAGCTTGCCGCAGAAATGGTCCTCGAGGCCCGCCCGGATGATCTCCTTGCCGTCGTAGAGATATTCGGGGCCGATGAACCCGACCACGCTGTTGACCAGCAATGGCGCAAAGGCCCGGGCCACCGCATAGGCGCGCGCCTCGCAGGTCTGCTGGTCGACGCCGTGATGGGCGTTGGCCGACAGCGCCGAACCCTGGCCGGTCTCGAAATACATCACGTTCTCGCCAACCGTGCCGCGCTTCTGCGACAGCCCGGCCTCGTAGCCCTCCTTCAGCAAAGCGAGGTCGATGCCGAAGCTGCGGTTGGCGGCCTCGGTGCCGGCGACGGACTGGAAGACGAGGTCGACCGGCACGCCCTGCCCGATCAGCGACAGCGTCGTCGTGACATGGGTCAACACGCATCCCTGCGTCGGGATCTTCAGCCGCGCGATGATCTCGTCCAATAGCCGCAGCAATTGCGCGATTCCCGCCGGATCGTCGCTCGCCGGATTGATGCCGATACAGGCGTCGCCCGCCCCTAGCAGGAGGCCATCGAGGATCGAAGCGGTGATGCCCCTGGCATCGTCGAAGGGATGGTTGGGCTGCAGCCGCGTGCTCATCCGGCCCTTCAGGCCGATGGTGTTGCGGAAGGCGGTCGTCACCTCGCATTTCCGTGCCGCCAGGATCAGGTCCTGGTTGCGCATCAGCTTCGAGACTGCGGCCGCCATTTCCGGCGTGATGCCGGGCGCGAGCATGCGCAAGCTCTCCGGCGTTGCGGCGTCCGACAGCAGCCAATCGCGGAAAGACCCGACCGTGAGTGAGGAGACCTGCGCAAACGCCTTGGCGTCGTGGCTGTCGATGACCAGGCGGGTGATCTCGTCGGCCTCGTAGGGAATCACGGCTTCCTGCAGGAACTGCCCGAGCGGGACGTCGGCGAGCGCCATCCGCGCGGCGATCATCTGCTCGGCGCTGTCTGCTGCGATGCCGGCCAGCCGGTCGCCGGAGCGCGGCGGCGTCGCCTTGGCGAGGAGATCGCGCAGGTCGGCGAATGTGTAGGTCGTTGCGTCGATGGCGTGGCGGTAGACCAAAGGCCCCTCCGGGTTCGTCGGCCAATGACCGACTTCGAGGCGATCCCGAAACTATACCTTGGGATCAAGACGCTGAACTATCTTACCTTTCCCTCGACCAATGGCGAAGGGCGCCAACGGCCGCGTTAACCCAGCATCCATCTTCATCCTGCATAGTTTTGCAACAATTTTACACGACCGCGCGCTACCAGGCCGCTCCCGGCCATCTGGGCCCCGAACACCATGACATCCGATCGATCTGGGAATGCCGCCGCTCCGGCAGGCCGTTTCACGCTTGCAACCAAGCTGTACGCGATCTTCGCGCTGTTTGCGCTGCTCACGGCGGCGATCGCGATGCTGTCCGATTACAACAGCCGCCGCGGTGCCGAGCTGACCGTCGCGATCGAGACGGCGAATGCGGCCGCGCTGAACGTCGAGCGCGTCAATTCGCTGGTCTACGCGGTCGTGATGGAATCGCGCGGCGTCTACATGTCGACCGAGCCAAAGGTCGTGAAGAAGTTCGGCGACGGCCTGCTCAAGTTCAACGCGCAGATCCTCGAAGTCGTCAAAGGCTGGGAAACCATCGTCAAGGCCGACGACGCAGCGCAGTTCGCCACCTTCAAGAAACGCATCGAGCAGTTCGTCGACTTCCGCAAGGAGCTGGTGCGACGTGGCGTCGAGATCAATGCGGCTGCGGGCCGCGAATGGGGCGACAATGACGCCAACCGTGCCGTACGCTCGGCGTTGAACAAGGATCTCGAGGCGCTCTCCAAAGTCTATGCCGAGCGCGCCAGGCAGATCGCGCGCGAGACCGAGACCAACCACACGCTGTCCTTCGTGCTGACCTGCCTCGGCGGCGTGGCGCTGGCGCTGGTCGTGATCGGTATCGTCATCATCGCCCGCTCGATCGCGCGGCCGCTCGCCGCGATCACCGCGACCATCAAGCAGGTCGCCGACGGCGCCGAGAATGTCGTGGTGCCGCACTCCAGCCGCGCCGACGAGATCGGCGCGCTCGCCCGTGCCATCGAAGTGTTCCAGGACGCGATGGGGCGCAACCGCAACCTCGCCTCGCAGGTCTCGCAGGACTCCGCCGCGCGCGAGCAGCGCGCGCACCAGATCGAGCAATCCGTCGAGGCGTTTCGTGAAGCGATCGGCGCGATCATGCGCGGCCTCAGCGACAACGCCTCCGTCATGCGCGAGACCGCGCAGACCATCACCCGCGTCACGGCGAATGCCAACAGCCGCGCCGGCACGGCGGCCAACGCCACCGAGCAGGCCTCGCACAACGTCACCGCGGTGGCGGGCGCTGCCGAGGAGCTGTCGGCGTCGGTCGAAGAGATCGGCCGCCAGGTGCGGCAGAGCGCCAGCGCGGTCGAGCAGACCGGCCAGCGCACCGAGAAATCGATTTCCGAGATCGAAAGCCTTGCTGCCGCCACGCAGCGCATCGACGGCGTGCTGACGCTGATTCAGACGATCGCCGAGCAGACCAACCTGCTCGCGCTCAACGCCACCATCGAGGCTGCGCGTGCCGGTGACGCCGGCCGCGGCTTTGCCGTCGTCGCCCACGAGGTCAAGGCGCTGGCGGGACAGACTGCGAAGGCGACCGCCGACATCAGCGAGAACGTCGCGATGATCCAGTCCTCCACCCGCAACGCGGTCGATGCCGTGCGCGAGATCGGCGGTGCGGTGCGCGAGATCAACGAGGTCACCTCCGCGATCGCCGGCGCCGTCGGCCAGCAGGACCAGGCCACGCGCGAGATCTCGTCCAACGCGCAATCGGCAGCCCAAGGCAACGAAACGCTGGTCGCCAACATCACCTCGCTTCGCGACGCCATCGGCGAGACCGACACGGCGGCGGCGTCCGTGCTGACGGCCGCGAGCAGCCTGACCGCGACGGCCGATACGCTGTCGCGCGAGGTGGAGACGTTCTTCCAGAACCTGCGCTCGGACAGCCGCACCGCCAAGGCCGGATGACAGCGCGGGCACCGCCCGCGCGACGGCTGCGGGCTGCCTCCAACAAAATCTCGAAAACAACCCCATGCACAGTAGGCGGGGTCAGCCTTATCACGGGCCTGACCGCCGACAACTGCTGATTTTACGAAATCCGTTTGACACGTCGGGCAAAACACCGGCATGATGTCATCATGCAACGGTGCTCCTCCCTGAACCTCGTCCCGGGGCAGGCGGCAGTTCGTGGTGAATGTGCGACTCGATGAGCAATAACAATCGCGTGCTGTTTCTCTGCACCGGCAATTACTATCGAAGTCGCTATGCCGAGGAGATTTTCAATCATCGGGTCGGGCGCGAAGGGCTGGGTTGGCGTGCCTTCTCGCGCGCCCTGGCCGAAAGACTCTCGCCTGAAAACGTGGGGCCGATCTCGCCCTATACCTTGGAGGCCCTGCAAGCGAGAGGCATCGCACCGGAGGGAGCTGCGCGAAATCCGGTGCTCTGTACCGTCGACGACTTTGCGGAGGCGGAGCTTGTGGTCGCGCTGAAGGACGCCGAGCACCGCCCCATGATCGCGCATCGCTTTGCCGGCGTCGCCCATCGCGTCGAATACTGGGACGTGGACGATATCGAGTACCTCGATCCATCAACGGCGCTGGGCAAGATCGACGACCTCGTTGGGCTGTTGGTCAGGAACCTGCGCGTTGGCGAGCGATCGCGC is drawn from Bradyrhizobium diazoefficiens and contains these coding sequences:
- a CDS encoding RND family transporter; its protein translation is MLEKHRENEVHVDKVEQGPATSIAFGLERLGLIAVRAPIVSCIVLLVLIVGAVFGIHRIKIDDSLSQLFRSNSKEFHQYEEVTKKFPAEEFDVLVVVEGKNLLARNNLEKLRDFVTDLQLVEGTRGLVSLFSARQAPAPGKLPAALFPSELPEGAAYDQFIETVKNNEIIRGKLLSEDGTLALIVLSLDPEVVASNKLTKTVGDIRALMKEDLGDTGLSVQLSGVPVMQLEIRNAVERDGLTYNILGILAGCVIAIVFFRKISFMVVAAFPPMIAILLALGALGWANFNLNMFLNVMTPLIMVISFSDSMQLTFAARDRLIAGQDKFTAFKNAVLVVGPACVLTHGTAGISFIALQFSNSDLIRKFGEAGLAATIIALVTVLSLVPVFGVLFVRNEKVFAVKFQSADAGVQALRNFCYWIAVRMVGRPGLFSLIALLFVASLGVVYANLQPRYRLADQVPDKRQAVAASNRLDAKLTGANPVNVLIQFPKGESLYTPETLQTIADVHATVEKAAGVGNVWSLETLRRWLAEKAGSDDVATLKEYVSVIPEHLVRRFIDAEQDAVVVAGRVPDKDSSQLLPIVDKLDSELNAVRKKHPGYEIAVTGLAAIAARNSAGMIEKLNRGLTVEFALVAIFIGLAFRSWVVMFACVLPGIFPVVMSGTVLWAMGEGLQFASVVALTVSFGLGLSATIHFLNRLRLESKPGIGSALAVERATVLVGPALILTTVVLACGLVVTVFSDLPSLRLFGWLSAFSMVAALVADLFILRPTAMWLINLHAKLQGPDKPAI
- the hpnC gene encoding squalene synthase HpnC; this translates as MTSASELRSGKGDRDENFPVASWIIHPRHRALILAYYDFVRTADDIADHATLPPDQKLAYLDLFEAELLGKGDTQAEAVALRRALAERGMAPRHALDVLIAFRMDVTKLRYENWDEVIHYCRYSAMPVGRFMLDVHGESTSTWAASDALCAALQINNHLQDCGKDFRELNRVYLPRDALAASGASVEQLGLAQSPPAMLSCLQALAVRNEALLNQGRSLSAEIRDFRLGVDVSVIQAYADRIVRLLKVHDPLRERVHLNKFELLTFSLAGMIGEVGRRAIGRKAISNPGTAHDA
- the eutC gene encoding ethanolamine ammonia-lyase subunit EutC, producing the protein MSDPAVPRRPMIDLRSLTPARVALGRSGASLPTKPLLDFTLAHARARDAVHAAFDAPRLAAGVRALGLGATEVSSRAADRSDYLRRPDLGRQLDAVSAAALADDATAPCQLAIVIGDGLSAAAVHVHAVALLKSLLPLLGEDEAVAIGRVVVAASARVALGDEIGAILGARMVVMLIGERPGLSAPDSLGAYLTFAPKPGLTDAERNCVSNIHKAGLSYDEAALKIAWLVREGLAREATGVALKDESADRAPRRIGTALPE
- a CDS encoding ethanolamine ammonia-lyase subunit EutB, whose translation is MVYRHAIDATTYTFADLRDLLAKATPPRSGDRLAGIAADSAEQMIAARMALADVPLGQFLQEAVIPYEADEITRLVIDSHDAKAFAQVSSLTVGSFRDWLLSDAATPESLRMLAPGITPEMAAAVSKLMRNQDLILAARKCEVTTAFRNTIGLKGRMSTRLQPNHPFDDARGITASILDGLLLGAGDACIGINPASDDPAGIAQLLRLLDEIIARLKIPTQGCVLTHVTTTLSLIGQGVPVDLVFQSVAGTEAANRSFGIDLALLKEGYEAGLSQKRGTVGENVMYFETGQGSALSANAHHGVDQQTCEARAYAVARAFAPLLVNSVVGFIGPEYLYDGKEIIRAGLEDHFCGKLLGLPLGIDICYTNHAEADQDDMDNLLTLLAAAGVTFIMGVPGADDVMLNYQSTSFHDALYVRDVFGAARAPEFDDWLAQTGIAGPDFRLAGDAGLLPDFASRLIG
- the hpnD gene encoding presqualene diphosphate synthase HpnD, with translation MTLEAAVPSANYGSSASNSSFYAAMRILPRDQREAMFQIYSFCRQVDDIADSDGPRDERLAALQEWRNDIEALYRGHPPARLVDYVGSVKTFGLKREDFLAIVDGMEMDVPQDIRAPDMATLDLYCDRVASAVGRLSVRVFGLPEEDGIQLAHHLGRALQLTNILRDIDEDAGLGRLYLPREALLHAGITSDDPNRVINERALAKVCLPLTQRAKAHFEQSDEIMNRNRRRIVRAPRIMSRYYHSILDLLIARGFNAPREPVRVSKVTRILILLRYALI
- a CDS encoding B12-binding domain-containing radical SAM protein; amino-acid sequence: MRAESNGTIRHILCVFPRYTSSFGTFEHAYPLTDGVRAFMPPQGLLLLAAYLPKEWQVKFVDENLRRASSEEFEWAEAVFVSGMHIQRQQMNDICRRAHEFDLPVALGGPSVSACPDYYPSFDYLHVGELGDATNQLFEILARDTTRPEAQVVLTTKDRVPMTEFPIPAYELADVKKYFLGSIQYSSGCPYQCEFCDIPGLYGRNPRIKSPEQIIAELDRLRECGMTDTVYFVDDNFIGNRKAAMDLLPHLIEWQKKTGYVVRLACEATLNIAKRPEILEKMRDAYFVTIFCGIETPDPDALKAMHKDHNMMVPILEGVRTINSYGMEVVSGIIMGLDTDKPNTADALLAFVEESQIPLLTINLLQALPKTPLWDRLEREGRLLDDDGRDSNVSFLLPYDEVVASWKHAMSVAYEPEKVYARFQYQCDHVYPHRLKMPVPDEMKTWPNIRRGLVMLRNIFWKVGVFGDYRRVFWKFALGRIKRGDLEGLIGCTMIAHHLITFARAASTGQQNASNYSIRLREASVPAE